CGCCGCGCGTTCATCATGGCGGATGGCGACGTGCTGGATCTGGAGATGCTGGTGCCGCAGGTCTCGCCCGGTGGCGAGTCGCCTGGCGGCCAGGTCAGCGTGCCCGTCGGCGAGACGCTGGCCGAGGCCGATCGGCGTCTCATCCTGGCAACGCTTGAGCGCTGCAACGGCGTCAAGAAGCAGGCGGCTGCCGTGCTGGGCATCAGTCCCAAGACGCTCTACAACCGGCTGGAGGAATACGCGGCAGCGGGTTATCCGCTGCCGAGCGAGAATTCACGGACGGGCGGGCCGTCCCGGGAATCCGCTTAAGACCGCTTATTTGTTGTAGCGGGTCTTCAGGTCGGCCATGCAGGCGTCCTTGGCATTACCGGACATGGCATCGCACTTTTCCTTGCCGACTTTATAGTCGGCATCGTTGCGCGTTTTTGCCGCGTCATGCGAGGCCTCGGCCTTTTCCTTCGCGGCCTTGGCGTCTGCCTTGGCCTTGTCGCGCGTGGCTTCGGCCTGTTGTTGGCAGACGTCCTTCTGGTTGCCCTTCATGCCGTCGCATTGCTTCCTGTCCATCTTGTATTGGTTGTCGATCTGATCATCCGTGCGCATGCCGGCGGCGCCAGTCTGCGCGGAGGCCTGGAACGCGAGAACCGAAAAGCACAGGGCAAAAGCGGGGCAAATCGTTTTGGACAGCTTCATGACTGACTCCTTTGGAAAGTGGTCCCGATAGTTGGCGGACCCGACAAGGGTCAGAGCAAGCGCCGTGCCCGGCGCCGTCAGGCACGGCGCTTGCGCATAGCGTGGCGGCCCGGCCGCCATCCTCGGCGGGGCGCGCTTCAAGGAGAGCATTCATGACGACCCAACACGAACAGCAGCCCGGAAAGTCCAAGGCCAACACCCCGAAGGACGACACGGACGCGTCCAACCAGAGCGGGCAGTTCGGAGCTGACAAACCGACCAACAAGGATGAGCCCTACAAGCGCGAATCGGACAAGGCGCCGAACCGCAAGGGGGCCGAGTATGAAGAGGGCGGACAGTATCCAGGCAAGCGGCCCGCAGGGCAGTGACGCGATTGTCCCCGCGCAATGGTGCCGGGCGGGCGCCTACGTTGAATACGTTCAACGGGGCGCTTCGCTCAGATCATCGGCCAGGCGGAACAGCAGCACGACGCAGTACAACGCCGCAATCCCGATCAGGGCATAGACGACACGCGCCGCCGCGGCATGCGGCAACATTTTCGCAATTACATCCAGATTAACGGCGGCGATCAAGCCGCTGTTCAAACCGCCCGCCACCACGGCGATGAGCGCCGTCCAGTCCAGCGCGGACAGGCTGCGCCTGGGGCTGTCGCGGCCATCTTCCGTGAATGCCAGCGGTACCGGCGTTGGCAACACGTCTGTCAACGGCTCCCGCTCATCGGGACGGGCATCGGCAAACACCTCCTCACTACGGGAAATTTCCATCGTCTTTCCTCTTTGGGGCGGCGCGGGGCGTTCAGGGATCCGAGCCGTTGATGCGTAGGAGCTAGCCGCCGTTGCGGACCGGGTCGGGCGCATCGCGCGAGATGCCGGCTTCGTCGGCGTCCGTGATGCGATCGGTCGCGACGTCCGCGCCGTCGTCGTCCTCGAAGTCCGGTTCCACGCTTTCGCGTTCGCCGGTCGCCTGGGAATCGCTGTCGGTGTGCCGGCGGTCAAACGGCAGATCGCTGGCGGAATCCGAGGAGTCGCTGGGACCCAGGTCGGGCCGGCCGCTGTCGTCGGGGTTAAGGTCAGTGTCGGGAATACGGGGCATGGCAATCTCCGGATAAGGACGGGTGCGGACACGCAATGGTCGTGAGCGTTGCATTTCGTCGCGGCATGGCAGCAAGCGCCATGCCGAAGGGGAGGATCAACCGCGAGAACCGGACGCGGTCGGAGCGGGGCAGGTATGGAAGTTGCTCCTGCTTGGGGAATTTTCTACCGGGAGATCGTCATGTCCTTGATTGTCGCTGCACGGTTCCAGACCTTCGACGAAGCCACGCTGGCCGCCCAGAAGCTGTTTGCCGAGGGCTATACCGAGGACGACATCCACACGTTCTACGTCAGCATCGCCGGCGAGCACGGGCGCTTTCCGCTCGGCGGCGACCGCGTCGCGGACCCGGACGCCAAAGGCGGGCATTTCGGCGCGGTCGCCGGTGCGTCGCTGCTGGGTCTGGTGTTTGCCCTGGTGGCGGGAATGATTGCCGCGCAATTTGCCGCGTCGATCTTCATCACCATCGCGGCGGCCGGTGTGGGCGCCTATATCGGGGCGCTGGCGGGCGCCATGTGGGTGATCGGCCGAAAGAAGCGCGTGCGCGCGGCGCCCGGCGAACCCGAGAAATCCCACCCGCCGGTGCGACAGGCCGGGGTGATGCTGGCGCTGCATGTGGAAATCGGCCGCGAGCAGCAGGCGCGCCAGATCCTGCGCGCGGCGGGCGGCACGGATATCGAGCGGGCGAACGGCCGCTGGCAGGATGGCAAGTGGCAGGATTTCGATCCGCTGGATCCGCCGCGCCGCGTCGAAGCGCCCACTACCGCGAACTGAAGGCCAAGCGGCCGCTCACGGAGACAGAACAATGAAGCCATTTACCATTCCCTCGCTGGCGGCCGTGGCCGCGGCGGTTGTCCTGGCGGGCGCCGGCCATCTGAGCCACGCCGCCGAACTGGCTGCGTCCGACGCCCGATTCCTGCAGGCCGCGTCGGGATCAGGCCTGTTTGAAGTGCAGGCCGCCGAGTTGGCCGGCAAGCGCGCGCAGGATGCACAGGTGCGCGCTTTTGCGGCGAAGATGCTGGAACAGCATTCCGCCGTGAACAAGGAACTGAAGGCGCTGGCTGCCTCGAAAAACGTGTCGCTGCCGGATCAGCCGGCCGAGCCCGAACGCGCGACGCTACATGAGCTGGGCGGCAAGACTGGCGCGGCATTCGATCAGCTTTACATCCAGAAGGCCGCCGTCGACGCGCACGCCACCGCGAACCGCCTGTTCGAGACGGCGGCGAAAGCGTCGGAGGACGCGCAGGTGCGCGACTTTGCGGTCCGTACCTTGCCGATGCTGAGCGACCACTATGCAATGAGCCGCGCGCTACAGCGTGAACCGGCCGTCAATGGCGAAAAGATCCACCCCGCGCCGAAGGGCGAAGCGCCGCCAGTGTCTCCAGCGTCGCGCGCCGCCCCGGCTTCGGTCGTGCCGGAAAAGTGAAGACCGAAGCGGGGGATGCCGGCGTGGACGGTGATGCAGGTGCTCAGTCGCCCGCGCTGCCGGTGATCGGCAGCACGATCCCGGTGATGTAGCTCGAGCATTCGGGCGATGCCAGAAAGACGTAGGCCGGCGAGATTTCCTCGGGCTGCGCGGGGCGACCCAGATCGGTCTTTTCGCCGAACGCCTTGATCTCTTCGGCGCTTCGGTCGGCCGGATTCAGCGGCGTCCACACGGGACCAGGCGCCACCGCGTTCACGCGTATCCCTTGCTCGGCAAGATTGGCGGCCAGCGATCGGGTGAAGGCATGGATCGCGCCCTTGGTTGAAGAATAGTCCAGCAGCTTGGCGCTGCCGTTCAGGCCCGTGACCGAGCCCGTGTTGATGATGGCGTCGCCCGCCTTCAAGTGTTCAAGCGCCGCGCGCGCCATGTAGAAATAGCCGGTGATGTTGGTGCGCAGCGTCTTGTCCCATTTCTCGTCGCTGATTTCCGGCAGCGTTTCGGTGTGCAGCTGGTACGCGGCGTTATTGACCAGGATGTCGAGCTTGCCGAAGTGCTTGGCGACCTGCGCCACCGCTTCGTTGCAAAAGGCCGCGTCCTGCACGTCGCCCGGGATCAGCAGGCATTGGCGGCCCTCGGCTTGCACCGCGCGGCTGGTCTCCCTGGCGTCTTCGTGTTCGTCCAGGTACAGCACCGCGACGTCGGCGCCTTCGCGGGCAAACAGGACCGCGACGGCGCGGCCGATGCCGGAGTCGCCACCGGTGATGATGGCCACCTTGTCCTGCAGCTTGCCACTGCCTTTGTAGCCGGGCGCCTGGTACTGCGGTTTGAGCACCATGTCGGCTTCAACGCCTGGCTGTTCGTCCAGGTGCTGGCCCGGCATGGGCGGCGTGGGATGCGGGCGGTCGCCGGTCTGGGCGCTTTTGGGTGTGCTCATGTTCTCTCCCATTGGGCGGCGCGGGATGCGCCTTGCGCCCGGGAGTCAAGCAAACGCCGTTCCCGGCGGCCGCGTCGAACCGTCTACTGGCGCCCGACAATGATGCCGAGCAGAAACGCCGCGCCCGCCGCCAGCCCGACCGCCTGCCAGGGGCGCGCATGGATATATTCCTCGGTGCAATCCAGGGTTTCGCGCATGAGGTCATGCGCGTTGTCGGACGCGTCGCGCAGGCTTTGACGCGTGGCTTGAAGCTGGTCGCCCAAGCGCGCCTTCAAGGCCTCAAGGTCCGTTGCCGAGCTGTCGCTGAGCGTGGCTTCCAGCTCGTCGATCCAGCTTTCCGGATGCCGCGAGCGCCGGTAGGCGCCACGATTGTCGGGGCCGTTCTCGGGGAAGTCGGAAGGCATAGGGGTGTTCGTCGTGGCCATCGAAAGCTCCTTGACTGTCGGGCGGAAAATGCGCCGTCGCGGCCGGCCCGGGCGGCTGCGTGGCGGGGCGAGGCTTACGCCTCGACCATGTCTCGGCATGCCAGCGTGCAGGCGATGCACGCGCCTGCGCAGATCTGGCATTTTTCGGATTCGTGCGTGGAGCACTGCCTGGCGCAGGCGTCGCAGACCAGCGCGCACAGGGTGCACAGCGCCTGCGCGAACTCGCCTTCGCGGGCCAGCATGGCCGCGCATAGCCGGCAGACCGCCGCGCAATCGGTGCACAGGGCGATGCAGGCCCTGAGCTGCGCCGGGTTCTGCCGCAGGCAGCTGGCGGCGCACTGGTCGCACGCCACTGCGCATTCGTAGCAGGCTTGCACACATTGTTCGAAGTTTGGGTCTCGCATTGCATCTCCTTGTGAGCGGCCGAGGCCGCGCAGCCACACAAGGGCAGGGCGCCCTGCGGCACATCCGCTTGCAATTTGAAGGTCTTGACAGTTTTTCCCGCGGGCGAGGGGCCGTAGGATGAAGGTTCGCAAAGGCAGGAGATCACCATGAAACCTTCGTCCGCACCCAAATCCACCCCGTCGGCGCGCGCCGACAAATCCACGCAGGACAACGCTAAGATACTGCCGCCGGGCGGTCCCGTCGACGTGCCGAATCTACCGGATAAACCCGACGCCGACACGCCCGATGAGGCCGCGCGCGACAAGCGCGAAGTGGTCGACAACAAGACCGAGTCGAACTGGGCCGACGGCTCTGCACCGCAACCTCGCGCCAAGAACGCGCGCTCGTCGATTTTCTGATTAGTCATCGGCCGCCTGCTGGTCGTGCAGGAACGCGAGCAGGCGCCGCTCGTCGGCGCTGAGCCCGCGAGGACCCGCCGGGGCGGCCTTGCGGGCCGGTAGCGTGCCGGTCAGGTAAGCCTCCATGATTGCCGGGTGCACGTAGCACGCGCGGCAGACGGCCGGCGTATTGGCCAGGCGTTTCGAGACCTGTTTGATCACGTCGACAGCCTCCTGCCTGGCGCGGCGCTCGTCGTCGGCCTGGCGCCCCTGCAGCGCGGCATAGGCCATCACGGAGCCGGCCCAGGTGCGATAGTGTTTCGCCGTGTATTCGCCGCCGCCCGCGTTGCGCAGATAGGCGTTGACCGCGCCCGAATCGACCGGGTGCTTGGCGCCGTCTCCATCCAGATACTGAAATAGCTGTTGGCCGGGAATGTCCAGGCACTGCTTGATGATGCGCGCGACCCGCCGGTCCGTGACTGTCACGTCGTGCGGCACGCCGCTCTTGCCCTGAAAACGGAACCGGAAGCGGCTGCCGGCCACGGTCGTGTGCCGGCGTGTCAGCGTCGTCAGGCCATACGATTTGTTGGCTCGCGCGTATTCGCGTCCGCCGATGCGGATCAGCGTGATCTCCAGCAGGCGCACCAGTACGGAGATCACCTTGTCCTGCGTGAGGCCGGGGATTTTCATGTCGCGCTCGACCTGGCGCCGGATGCCGGGCAGGGCGTGACCGAATGACAGCAGGTTTTTGTATTTGGTGGCGTCGCGCACCGCCGTCCAGTCCTGGTGGTACCGATACTGCTTGCGGCCCCGCGCGTCGCGCCCCGTGGCCTGCAGATGCCCATCCTTCAGCGGGCAGATCCACACGTTTTCGTAGGCCGGTGGAATCGCCAGGGCGTTGATGCGCTGGATTTCGGATTCGTCGGTGACGCGAGCGCCTTTCTGATCCAGGTAATGAAACGTATGGGCGTTGACCCGCACGCGGGTGTAGCCGGGTTGCGTGTCATCCACATAGGTCAGCGCCGCCTCTTCGACGGGCAGCGGATCCGGGTCCTTTTGCGTGCGGGTGCTCATTCAATCTCCGGGTGCGCGCGGTAGCGCCCGCACCCAGCATGCCGCGTTCCCGGCCAAGCCGCGGCGGGCGGCCGCCGGGTTTGGGCACGGCGCTTGCTGAAGAGCGGGTTGGCAATCGTGCCGCCGTCACCCGCACCGGGCCGGCAGCGCCGCCAGCGAGAGAATCTTCACAGGAGAGTGCAATGCAAACCGTCCTGCAACTACATGTGCCGCCGAAGCCGGATCCGATTCCGCCCGGCTCGCCGCCGGGCGATCTGCCCGTGGATCCGGATACCGATGAGCCGGACGTGGATCTTCCCCCGCTGTCCCCGCCCGTCAAGGAAATCGTGCCGCCGAAAGACGCCTGACGCTACGCCCCTGAACAACTCGAATCAACAAAAACCAAGGAGTCATTATGTCGACCATCCTGCTGATCATCCTGATCCTGCTGCTTATCGGCGCCGTGCCCGCTTGGCCGCATAGCCGCGGCTGGGGCTACTACCCCAGCGGCCTCTTGGGCATCGTCGTCGTGGTGCTCATTGTGTTGCTGCTGATGGGACGCATATAGCGCCATGACACGCTGAGGGCCGCCGGATGCTGCTTGCGTTCGGCTGGCTGCCGTCAGGATGGACGCCCAAGGGCGCCCGTCCTGGCGCGTACGCCGCGTCGGGCGTAAGATTTGCGGGTTTCAGCAGCAACCTACCTAGACCCGCAGCCCCGACATGAGCATCCCCTTACTGATCCTGATCGACAGCGTTCAGGACTATCTTCCCGTCATCGAATCCCAGGGCTTTCGCCCAATCGTCGCCACCACCGACCAAACACGCGCCCAGGCCATCCAGGACCATGGCGCCGAGATCCGCGCCGTGCTGACCCGCGGCGCCACCGGCTTGCGCGCCGACGAAATGGCCGCGCTGCCGCAATTGAGCATCGTGTGCTCGCTGGGCGTTGGCTATGAAAATATCGACCTTGCGGCGGCGCACGCGCGCGGCATCCAGGTCACGAATGGTCCGGGCGCCAATGCCGTGTCCGTGGCCGACCACGCGATGGCGCTGCTGCTGGGCGCCGCGCGCCGGCTGCCGCAGGCCGACGCCTGGGTCCGGCAGGGGCACTGGAGCGGCTTCATGGGTCCGCAGGTCAGCGGCAAGCGACTGGGCATTCTGGGCCTGGGCACGATCGGCCTGGAAATCGCCCGCCGGGGCGCGAACGGCTTTGGCATGAGCGTGGGGTACTACAACCGCCGCGCCCGACCGGAATCCGGCTATACGTACTTCGACAATCCGCGCGCGCTGGCGGCTGAGTCCGATTTCCTGGTGGTGGCTACGCCCGGCGGCGCCGGCACGCATCATCTGGTGGACGCCGGCGTGCTGGAAGCGCTGGGTCCGGACGGGTATCTGATCAATATCGCGCGCGGCAGCGTGGTCGATACGGACGCGTTGATTGCAGCGCTGGCTGACAAGCGCATCGCCGGCGCGGGACTGGATGTGGTGGACGGCGAGCCGACCATTCCCGATGCGTTGAAGCGGCTGGACAACGTGGTGCTGACGCCGCATAGCGCGGGACGGTCGCCCGAAGCGGTGGCGGCAACCGTTGCCCTGTTTCTGGAAAACGCCACGGCGCACTTTGGCGGCAAACCTGTTCTGACGCCGGTGCGCGACGCGCAGCTCGTGGCGGCGTGAAGCCGCTCGGCCGCCTCGTCAGTGCGAGAACATGATCGGCACGGTCATGCTCTTCAGAATGGACGCCGTGGCGCCGCCCATGGCCCATTCCCGGAACTTGCTGTGGCCGTACGCACCCATGACGATCAGGTCGGCGCTGTAATCCGCGGCGGCATTCAGGATGGTGCTGCCGACGCCGACGCCCTTGATGTCGCGGCGCACGTGGTCGGGCGCGGGAATGCCGTGCGCCACGCAGTAGGTGGCCAGGTCTTCGAAGGCGATGGATTCGACGTTGCGGGTGGCCGCGCCTTCGTCCATGGTCAGCACGACCACGTGCGAGGCGCCCTGTAGCAGCGGGGTGGCGTCGGCCAACGCGCGGGCGGCTTCGCGGCTGCCGTCCCAGCAAAGCAGGACGCGATCGCCGACGACCGGGAATTCGCCGCTGGACGGCACGACCATGACGGGGCGGCCCGCGGTCAGCAGGGTTTGTTCGACGAATTCGTTTTCGTGCGCGGCCTCGACGTCGTCGCGGTTTTGCTGGCTGACGATGATGAGGTCGCTGGCGCGGCCGTGCAGGGCGACGGTGGCGCTGGGCGAGGATTCACCGGCACGGACGACGGCCGGTACGTCTGCGATGGCGGCGGCTTCCAGAAAGGCGTTTTGTACCTCGCCCCGGTTCTGGGCCTGCAGGTTTTTCATGATGTTGAGCGAGCGCGACATCATGACGGATTCGCCGTAGTAATACTGTGGCGGCGCGGAGCTGGCGTAGACCCCCACCAGTTCGGCCTTGTGGCGCTTGGCCAGTTCCAGCGCCAGCGCGGTGCGGCGCTTGCAGTCAAACCCGTGGTCCAGGTGGACGGAAATGCGGCGGTACATGGAGGGCCTCCTTGGTTAAACAAGCCATGTCCGTATGGTTGCCGTTTAACCGGAGCGCTCCATTGATGCGCGTCAAGCCGGTTGGAGTTTCACCCCGCCGGCTCAATGCAAGCCGCTATTGCGGCGCCGGGTCGCGTTGCACGCGGTCGCGCAATTGGCGAATCTGCCGCGCCTGCTGCGCGATGCGGTCGAGCGGCGCGGCCAGCGCCGGCTCGGCGGCGGCGATGACTGCGGGCACGCCCAGGCCGCGTGCCTCGTGCATGGGGGCGGGGCCTTCCGGATGCAGTACGTGTGCCAGCACGGCGCCGTAGTCCCGCAGCGCGGCTGCTTGCGGGGACTCGGGCGGCAGCGCTGGCTGGATTTCCAGCACGGTGCCCGCGGCCGTGATGCGGCGCATGGCGTTGAGCAGGTTCACGGCGGTGTCCACGTTCCGTTCGCGATGCACCGGATTCTGCTGGAGCCGTTGCAGGGACGCCTCGGCGTTGTCGGCCGACAGGCAGGCAAGCCGACGCAGTCCCACAATGTCGCGGGAGGCGTCGTCGCCGCTCTTGTCCTGCGCCAGGGCCAGCGCGTAGTCCGCATGCCGCTGAAGCGCGCGGGTCAAGGCGCCGGCCAGCTGCCGCGGCTCTTTTTCCGGCCAGACCAGAAAGCCCACAAGCAGCGCCAGAATGCCGCCCAGCACGCTGTTGAACGCGCGCAGCGCGGCCAGCGTGGGTTCGTAGATCTCGGGCTGCTGGATGTGGCTGACCAGCACGAACTGCGACGTCAAAAAGAAGGTGAAAAGCGCGTAATGGACGGTGCGCGCGGCGAACGTGCCCAGCGCGATGGGCAGGACCGCGAGCGCCACGGATAGGGGCGTGGTGAGAAAAAGTCCCAGCAACGAGGCGCCGATGGCGCCGGCCACGCTGCCAACCACGCGCTCGACCGTGCGCTGCCAGGTCGTCGCAAAGTAGGGCTGCAGAATGAAGACCAGCGTCAGCGACATCCAGTAGCCGTGGTTGACGGCGAATGTCTTGGACAGCGCCACCGCAATGGTGGCGCCCACGCCGACCCGCAGCGCATGGCGAAAGGCGTCGGATTCGAATCGCAGGTTCTGGCGCAGCGTGCGCCAGGCCTGCCGCGCGCCGCTCGCTTCGCTGGCGCGGTGCGCGGGCGCGGCCGGGGCGGCGGCGAGGTCGAACAGCGATTGCGTGACCGCCTGCGCGGTGTGCAGCAGACGGTCCAGCACCGGCACCACGGTGGCAAGGTCCGGCGCGTACGCCATGGCGCCGCCGCGCAGGTCGCGCAGTCCGGCGTTGTAGTGCGCCAGGCGCTCGTGCAGGCATTCGGCCTGCTTGGCGTCGCTGACGTCGGAGGTGCTGGCGATGGCGTTGCAGACGCTGGCGTAGCGATGCAACGCGTGCGACAGGTGCGCCCCGGCGCTGCGGCCCAGCCAGCGCGGGGCGTTGGATTCCAGCAGGTCGGCGGCGGCGACCAGTGCGATGAAGCTGTCCTCGGCACTATCCAGCAGGTACAGCAGTTGATGGGCGCGGGCCCGGCGCGACGGGCGGGCGTCGAGCACCTCGCGGATCCGGACGCGGGCGGCTTCCAGGGCGGCGCGCTGGGCGCTGCGCTGGGGCCGGACGACGGCGCTCCAGGCCTGCGGGCCCGCCGCGGGCGCCAGGCCGGAGTACATGCGGGCCAGCGCATCGGAGAAATCGGCGAGGCCCCGGTAGCAGTGGGCGACCGCGTGGGTCGCGTCCTTCCAGGGCCGGCGACGCCAGACGAGCGCCGTCATCAAGATCGCCCACGCCGCGCCAGCCAGGAAGAACAGCGTGTACCAGAGGCTTTCCTGGAGCGTCGGCGCCGGCAGCTCGGCGGCCACGACAAAGCCGGCCGACAGCAGCGTGCCCACGATGGCGGCAGCGGGGCCCAGCACCCGCAATAGCCCGCCGAAGGTGCAGCAGACAAAGGTCAGCGGCAGCAGCAACCACAGATGCGACGCGCTGGCGCTGGCCAGCAGGCAGAACAGCGCCCCGATCAGGCCCAACGCCAGCATCGAGCCGGCGCGCTTGCGCAAGGGGCCGCCGGGGTCGCCGAAGCAGGCCCAGAACGCCGCGATGGCGGTCCAGCCCAGGCGCGGCTCGTGAATCAGCACGGCTAGGATGACGGGGGCCGCGCTGATGGCGGCGGCTTGCAGGGCATCGAGCCACAGGACATTGCGCAGCGAGGCGCGCCAACGGGTAAGCAAACTAGTCACGCGGATGAAGTGCAGCGGGAAAGGGGCGGAGCAAGGCCGAAAGACGGCAACCCTACCATGTCGACAAGACAGTGGCGGGCGAATGCGGGGCAAGCCCGGCAACCGGCCCGCAACGGGCAAACGAGTCGCCCGCAAAGCCGCGCCAAACATGAATTTGCGCACCTTAACACTGATGGTTACATATGTGTGACTTTATGGCGCGGAGGGCGCAGAATGCGTCGATATCGTGTCCCGATCTGCGCCCGGACAGCGCAGGCAAGCCGTCGGGGCACCACCGGAGCAAGCCATGTCAAATACAGAGTCTTGCCAAGATCCCGTGGTCAGCGACGCGGAAATCACTGCCATGATCACCGGCAGGGACGGGCTGCGAGTGCTCCTGCAGCCGCAAGTCGACCTGCTGACCGGTCGCATCGTTTCCGCCGAAGCGCTGGTGCGCTGGCAGCACCCGCAGCTGGGCATCGTGATGCCCAGCGATTTCATCCCTGCGGTGAATCGGCTCGGGCTGGACTGCATGCTGTTTGAACGCGTGTGCGTGCGGGTCATCGACGCGCTCCAGACGCTGCGCCGCGTGGGCGTGGCCGTGCCGCTGGCGATCAATGCGCCGGCCACGACGCTGTCGGAAATGCGCTGTGTCGACTTCCTGCTGGACCGCGTGCGGGCCGCGGAATTGCCGCCGTCGCTGGTGCGTGTGGAATTGACGGAAGACGAGCCCATACACGACCTGGACGTGCTGCGCGCGTCGCTATTGCGTCTGGAAGAGGCGGGCTGCGAAGTCAGCCTGGACGACTTTGGCACCGGCCATGCTTCGCTTAAGCTGCTGTCGGCGCTGCCGCTATCCGAAGTGAAGATCGACCAGTATTTCGTCACGCGCATGCGCCGCAGCGCCGTGGCCTTCGAAGTCCTGCGTACCGCCGCGGAACTGGCTACCCGTCTGGGTTGGCGCGTGGTCGCCGAAGGCGTGGAGAACGTGGCCGACATTCCCGCCCTGCGCGCGGCGGGCTGCCGCTACGGGCAGGGCTTTTCATTGGGCCGTCCCATGCCGCTGGACGAACTGATCCTTCGCCTGCGTACGCAGCGCGACGGCGGAGAGCCGCTGGCAGCGCCTGCCGCCTACGCGTCGTCGTGGCTGGACGCGTTCGATGGTTCCGGCCAGGATGCCGAATCGAGCCGCGCCGCCGTGCATACCGCGCTGCTCTAGCGCTCGTGCAACGGTAGTTTTTACCGATCGGGGCGGCTTTTTCCGCCTTCGCTTCCGTCCCCCAGAAACCATGTCTGGCGCTTCCCGGCGCAGGGGGTGTCAGGCACGCGGGTTGCTCTATGGTCCATGCGGAATATCTCCGCCTACTAGGAGACGTGTGATGGCCAACCAGAATCAACCCGACCAGCAGAAGCAACCGCAAAAGCAGCAATCCCAGGAGAACCCTCGGGACCGTAACCAGCCGGGTCAGCAGCCCGGCCAAGCTGGCGAGAAGATGGAGAAAGACCGTAATCAGCAAGG
The DNA window shown above is from Achromobacter spanius and carries:
- a CDS encoding DUF378 domain-containing protein, translating into MEISRSEEVFADARPDEREPLTDVLPTPVPLAFTEDGRDSPRRSLSALDWTALIAVVAGGLNSGLIAAVNLDVIAKMLPHAAAARVVYALIGIAALYCVVLLFRLADDLSEAPR
- a CDS encoding DUF4142 domain-containing protein, which codes for MKPFTIPSLAAVAAAVVLAGAGHLSHAAELAASDARFLQAASGSGLFEVQAAELAGKRAQDAQVRAFAAKMLEQHSAVNKELKALAASKNVSLPDQPAEPERATLHELGGKTGAAFDQLYIQKAAVDAHATANRLFETAAKASEDAQVRDFAVRTLPMLSDHYAMSRALQREPAVNGEKIHPAPKGEAPPVSPASRAAPASVVPEK
- a CDS encoding SDR family oxidoreductase, translating into MSTPKSAQTGDRPHPTPPMPGQHLDEQPGVEADMVLKPQYQAPGYKGSGKLQDKVAIITGGDSGIGRAVAVLFAREGADVAVLYLDEHEDARETSRAVQAEGRQCLLIPGDVQDAAFCNEAVAQVAKHFGKLDILVNNAAYQLHTETLPEISDEKWDKTLRTNITGYFYMARAALEHLKAGDAIINTGSVTGLNGSAKLLDYSSTKGAIHAFTRSLAANLAEQGIRVNAVAPGPVWTPLNPADRSAEEIKAFGEKTDLGRPAQPEEISPAYVFLASPECSSYITGIVLPITGSAGD
- a CDS encoding DUF883 family protein, translating into MPSDFPENGPDNRGAYRRSRHPESWIDELEATLSDSSATDLEALKARLGDQLQATRQSLRDASDNAHDLMRETLDCTEEYIHARPWQAVGLAAGAAFLLGIIVGRQ
- a CDS encoding four-helix bundle copper-binding protein; the encoded protein is MRDPNFEQCVQACYECAVACDQCAASCLRQNPAQLRACIALCTDCAAVCRLCAAMLAREGEFAQALCTLCALVCDACARQCSTHESEKCQICAGACIACTLACRDMVEA
- a CDS encoding DNA topoisomerase IB; amino-acid sequence: MSTRTQKDPDPLPVEEAALTYVDDTQPGYTRVRVNAHTFHYLDQKGARVTDESEIQRINALAIPPAYENVWICPLKDGHLQATGRDARGRKQYRYHQDWTAVRDATKYKNLLSFGHALPGIRRQVERDMKIPGLTQDKVISVLVRLLEITLIRIGGREYARANKSYGLTTLTRRHTTVAGSRFRFRFQGKSGVPHDVTVTDRRVARIIKQCLDIPGQQLFQYLDGDGAKHPVDSGAVNAYLRNAGGGEYTAKHYRTWAGSVMAYAALQGRQADDERRARQEAVDVIKQVSKRLANTPAVCRACYVHPAIMEAYLTGTLPARKAAPAGPRGLSADERRLLAFLHDQQAADD
- a CDS encoding DUF3309 family protein; this encodes MSTILLIILILLLIGAVPAWPHSRGWGYYPSGLLGIVVVVLIVLLLMGRI
- a CDS encoding 2-hydroxyacid dehydrogenase: MSIPLLILIDSVQDYLPVIESQGFRPIVATTDQTRAQAIQDHGAEIRAVLTRGATGLRADEMAALPQLSIVCSLGVGYENIDLAAAHARGIQVTNGPGANAVSVADHAMALLLGAARRLPQADAWVRQGHWSGFMGPQVSGKRLGILGLGTIGLEIARRGANGFGMSVGYYNRRARPESGYTYFDNPRALAAESDFLVVATPGGAGTHHLVDAGVLEALGPDGYLINIARGSVVDTDALIAALADKRIAGAGLDVVDGEPTIPDALKRLDNVVLTPHSAGRSPEAVAATVALFLENATAHFGGKPVLTPVRDAQLVAA
- a CDS encoding universal stress protein encodes the protein MYRRISVHLDHGFDCKRRTALALELAKRHKAELVGVYASSAPPQYYYGESVMMSRSLNIMKNLQAQNRGEVQNAFLEAAAIADVPAVVRAGESSPSATVALHGRASDLIIVSQQNRDDVEAAHENEFVEQTLLTAGRPVMVVPSSGEFPVVGDRVLLCWDGSREAARALADATPLLQGASHVVVLTMDEGAATRNVESIAFEDLATYCVAHGIPAPDHVRRDIKGVGVGSTILNAAADYSADLIVMGAYGHSKFREWAMGGATASILKSMTVPIMFSH
- a CDS encoding FUSC family protein — encoded protein: MTSLLTRWRASLRNVLWLDALQAAAISAAPVILAVLIHEPRLGWTAIAAFWACFGDPGGPLRKRAGSMLALGLIGALFCLLASASASHLWLLLPLTFVCCTFGGLLRVLGPAAAIVGTLLSAGFVVAAELPAPTLQESLWYTLFFLAGAAWAILMTALVWRRRPWKDATHAVAHCYRGLADFSDALARMYSGLAPAAGPQAWSAVVRPQRSAQRAALEAARVRIREVLDARPSRRARAHQLLYLLDSAEDSFIALVAAADLLESNAPRWLGRSAGAHLSHALHRYASVCNAIASTSDVSDAKQAECLHERLAHYNAGLRDLRGGAMAYAPDLATVVPVLDRLLHTAQAVTQSLFDLAAAPAAPAHRASEASGARQAWRTLRQNLRFESDAFRHALRVGVGATIAVALSKTFAVNHGYWMSLTLVFILQPYFATTWQRTVERVVGSVAGAIGASLLGLFLTTPLSVALAVLPIALGTFAARTVHYALFTFFLTSQFVLVSHIQQPEIYEPTLAALRAFNSVLGGILALLVGFLVWPEKEPRQLAGALTRALQRHADYALALAQDKSGDDASRDIVGLRRLACLSADNAEASLQRLQQNPVHRERNVDTAVNLLNAMRRITAAGTVLEIQPALPPESPQAAALRDYGAVLAHVLHPEGPAPMHEARGLGVPAVIAAAEPALAAPLDRIAQQARQIRQLRDRVQRDPAPQ